One window from the genome of Paracoccus zhejiangensis encodes:
- a CDS encoding FAD-binding protein, with protein MGRFSRRALLLGTGAVIGAWAANRLAPWHDTLDGVPLTGPAPEGTLNDASLLSETPIAKHIILTEDPGEALVARLRAELAEAQAAGRPLCLSAARHSMGGQSLPRDGTALGWENGRIEIDSAAQTYLAPGNARWSQVIAALDPVGLSPKVMQSNHDFGLAATFSVNAHGWPVPHGPMGSTVRSLTMMLPDGEVVTCSRTENAELFGMAMGGYGLIGLILTMEVESAPNARVTPSFEQMPGTGLADAFMVALDDPAVGMAYGRLSVDRAGFLDQGLMIAYRPDADQTDLPPASGSGWVSKVAARIYRAQLYREPMKHLRWWTEASLNPRLGGSSTRNSLMNEPVATLDDGDPTRTDILHEYFVPPDRWSDFIAVCKQAIPPSYQEMLNVTIRYVAADPDSWLAYAPTPRLAAVMSFSQEMSARSEADMARLTRELIDGIAAIGGSYYLPYRPHATVEQFARVYPRAERLAAAKRLLDPQLTLRNSLWDTYLEPL; from the coding sequence ATGGGCCGCTTTTCGCGCCGCGCGCTTCTGCTCGGCACCGGGGCGGTCATCGGGGCATGGGCCGCGAACCGGCTGGCGCCCTGGCATGACACGCTGGACGGGGTGCCGCTGACCGGCCCCGCGCCCGAGGGTACGTTGAACGACGCCTCGCTGCTGTCCGAAACACCCATCGCCAAGCATATCATCCTGACCGAGGACCCCGGCGAGGCCCTGGTCGCGCGGCTGCGCGCGGAACTGGCCGAGGCGCAGGCGGCGGGGCGACCGTTGTGCCTTTCGGCGGCGCGGCATTCGATGGGTGGGCAATCCCTGCCCCGCGACGGCACCGCGCTTGGCTGGGAAAATGGCCGGATCGAGATCGACAGCGCCGCCCAGACTTATCTGGCACCCGGCAATGCCCGCTGGTCGCAGGTGATCGCCGCGCTGGATCCGGTGGGTCTCTCGCCCAAGGTGATGCAGTCGAACCATGATTTCGGCCTCGCCGCGACCTTCAGCGTCAACGCCCATGGTTGGCCGGTGCCGCATGGGCCGATGGGCTCGACCGTGCGCAGCCTGACAATGATGCTGCCCGATGGCGAGGTCGTCACCTGCTCGCGCACCGAGAATGCCGAGCTCTTCGGCATGGCGATGGGCGGCTATGGCCTCATTGGCTTGATCCTGACCATGGAGGTCGAGTCGGCGCCGAATGCGCGGGTGACGCCGAGTTTTGAACAGATGCCGGGTACCGGGCTTGCGGATGCCTTCATGGTGGCACTGGACGATCCGGCAGTGGGCATGGCCTATGGCCGGCTGTCGGTGGATCGCGCCGGGTTTCTGGATCAGGGGCTGATGATCGCCTATCGCCCCGATGCCGACCAGACCGACCTGCCGCCCGCCAGCGGTTCGGGTTGGGTGTCGAAGGTAGCGGCCCGGATCTATCGCGCGCAGCTCTATCGCGAGCCGATGAAGCACCTGCGCTGGTGGACCGAGGCCAGCCTGAACCCGCGCCTTGGCGGCAGTTCGACCCGCAACAGCCTGATGAACGAGCCGGTTGCCACCCTGGATGATGGCGATCCGACGCGGACTGACATCTTGCACGAATATTTCGTGCCGCCCGACCGCTGGTCCGATTTCATCGCCGTCTGCAAGCAGGCGATCCCGCCCAGCTATCAGGAGATGCTGAACGTCACCATCCGCTATGTCGCCGCCGATCCCGACAGCTGGCTGGCCTATGCCCCAACCCCGCGGCTTGCCGCCGTCATGTCCTTCAGCCAGGAAATGTCGGCCCGGTCCGAGGCCGACATGGCCCGCCTGACTCGCGAGCTGATCGACGGCATCGCCGCCATCGGCGGCAGCTATTACCTGCCCTATCGCCCCCATGCCACGGTCGAGCAATTCGCCCGCGTCTATCCCCGGGCCGAGCGGCTGGCCGCCGCCAAGCGCCTGCTGGACCCGCAACTGACCCTGCGCAACTCCCTGTGGGACACATATCTGGAGCCGCTATGA
- a CDS encoding exodeoxyribonuclease III produces the protein MFTIATWNINSVRLREPLVARLLSEEAPDILCLQEIKSPVEKMPLQGFADLGYRHVVARGQKGYNGVAILSRLPIEDAGDRDYASLGHARHVAARLENGVTIHNFYVPAGGDIPDRAQNEKFGQKLDFLTEMRDAFHADKPQKSIMVGDLNIAPREDDVWSHKQLLKIVSHTPIEVEHLGAAQDAGKWVDITRKDIPSGLLYSWWSYRAKDWDAADKGRRLDHIWATPDIAGAGHGSRILRPVRGWQQPSDHVPVFASFDL, from the coding sequence ATGTTCACGATTGCCACCTGGAACATCAACTCGGTCCGCCTGCGCGAGCCGCTGGTCGCGCGCCTGCTGTCGGAAGAGGCACCCGACATCCTCTGCCTGCAGGAAATCAAGTCGCCGGTCGAGAAGATGCCGCTGCAGGGCTTCGCCGACCTGGGTTACCGCCATGTCGTGGCGCGCGGGCAGAAGGGCTATAACGGCGTCGCCATCCTGTCGCGCCTGCCGATCGAGGATGCGGGCGACCGCGACTATGCCAGCCTCGGCCATGCCCGGCACGTCGCCGCGCGGCTGGAAAACGGGGTCACCATCCACAATTTCTATGTCCCGGCGGGCGGCGACATTCCAGACCGCGCGCAGAACGAGAAATTCGGCCAGAAGCTCGACTTCCTGACCGAGATGCGCGACGCCTTCCATGCCGACAAGCCGCAGAAATCTATCATGGTGGGCGATCTGAACATCGCCCCGCGCGAGGATGATGTCTGGTCGCACAAGCAGCTTCTGAAGATCGTCAGCCACACCCCCATCGAGGTAGAGCATCTGGGCGCGGCGCAGGATGCGGGCAAATGGGTCGATATCACCCGGAAGGACATTCCGTCCGGGCTGCTCTATTCGTGGTGGTCCTATCGCGCCAAGGATTGGGATGCCGCCGACAAGGGCCGGCGGCTCGATCACATCTGGGCCACGCCGGATATTGCCGGCGCTGGTCATGGCAGTCGCATCCTTCGTCCGGTCCGGGGCTGGCAGCAGCCGAGCGATCACGTGCCCGTCTTCGCCAGCTTCGATCTCTGA